The DNA region AGCCGGTGACGTCGCCGATCTCGGGAAGCGGCGGCTCGGTCGGCTGCGGCGGGTGCAGGAGACGCTCGGTGACGCCCTCGACGCGGCCCACGCGGCGGAGGCCTACCGGCGGCTGTCCGGGCCCGCGGCTCGGGACGGGGCCGACACCTTCGGGTACGGGGCGCTGGCGACGGCCGAGCATGCGGTGTTCGAGCGGGGGCTGCGACGATCGCGGAAGGTGCTCGCCCGGCTGTGAGCGCGGCTCGGCGGGCTGCTCGTCGCGCTGCTCTGCGAGAATCGCAGACGTGCCCCACTACCTCGAGGACCTCGCCGCCGGACAGACCTTCACGACCCCGGGTCGCACGATCACCGAGGCGGACGTCGTGTCCTTCGCCTCGTGGACGAACGACAACAACCAGGTGCACACCGACGTGGAGTTCGCCGGCAAGACCCGGTACGGCCAGCGGATCGTGCACGGGCTGCTCGGCACCTCGCTCTGCCTGGGGCTGATCGCACGGACCGGGGTGTTCGAGGGGTCGGCCGTGGCACTGCTCGGGATCGACCAGTGGCGGTTCACCGAGCCGGTGTTCATCGGCGACACCGTGACCTGCGAGGTCGAGATCCTGTCAACGCGCCTGACGAGCTCCGGCAGGACCGGCATCGTCGAGCGGACGGTCTCGTTGCGGAACCAGCGCGGCGACGTGGTGCAGCAGGGACGCATGGACGTGATGGTCCTGACGCGCGACGCCGCGATCGCCTGACGTCGCCCCCGAGCACCCACCGGATTCTCCGGA from Curtobacterium sp. MCJR17_020 includes:
- a CDS encoding MaoC/PaaZ C-terminal domain-containing protein encodes the protein MPHYLEDLAAGQTFTTPGRTITEADVVSFASWTNDNNQVHTDVEFAGKTRYGQRIVHGLLGTSLCLGLIARTGVFEGSAVALLGIDQWRFTEPVFIGDTVTCEVEILSTRLTSSGRTGIVERTVSLRNQRGDVVQQGRMDVMVLTRDAAIA